One genomic segment of Catenulispora sp. GP43 includes these proteins:
- a CDS encoding HAD family hydrolase yields MRFAFFDLDDTLVDAKSALRAWSVDFAAEYVTGVADAASDVFDRVDAAANWPAFVADARGRYGITASDEQLMEHVAAVFPGKFVLEQQVRTGLAELRGDGWRLGVVTNGSTTVQQAKVDSVGLREHVDVVVDSEAAGHRKPDRRIFEIAAGELGVELGPRGWMIGDRLDKDIAGGAAAGLRTIWISLGEPLPTGFTPPTYIVGSITEAFAIVRASAAL; encoded by the coding sequence ATGCGCTTCGCCTTCTTCGACCTCGACGACACGCTGGTGGACGCCAAGTCAGCGCTGCGCGCGTGGTCCGTCGACTTCGCTGCCGAGTACGTCACCGGCGTGGCGGACGCCGCCTCCGACGTGTTCGACCGCGTGGACGCCGCCGCGAACTGGCCGGCCTTCGTCGCCGACGCCCGCGGGCGCTACGGCATAACCGCATCGGACGAGCAGCTCATGGAGCACGTCGCCGCGGTGTTCCCGGGCAAGTTCGTGCTGGAGCAGCAGGTCCGCACCGGGCTGGCGGAGCTGCGCGGGGACGGCTGGCGGCTCGGCGTGGTCACCAACGGCTCCACGACGGTCCAGCAGGCCAAGGTGGACAGCGTGGGGCTGCGCGAGCACGTCGACGTCGTCGTCGACTCCGAGGCCGCCGGCCACCGCAAGCCGGACCGCCGCATCTTCGAGATCGCGGCCGGCGAACTCGGGGTGGAGCTGGGGCCGCGCGGCTGGATGATCGGCGACCGCCTGGACAAGGACATCGCCGGGGGAGCGGCGGCGGGGCTGCGGACCATCTGGATCTCCCTGGGCGAGCCGCTGCCCACGGGGTTCACGCCGCCGACGTACATCGTCGGGTCGATCACGGAGGCGTTCGCGATCGTGCGAGCGTCCGCGGCGCTGTGA
- a CDS encoding YbhB/YbcL family Raf kinase inhibitor-like protein — MPANPLGVALRNRRAGQHTLVWARPDLQAAENFVLSSPAFEHEAPIPSAHRGRMFGANISPELAWTRPPAGTVELALIVQDPDVPFSKPAIHALALGIDPARDGLPENALANPSPIAGLRHGKGPLGRRGYAGPMPIRSHGPHAYVFQLFALDQATTLPEGFALKDALAAIAGHVIGRARLDGTYEAR, encoded by the coding sequence GTGCCCGCAAACCCCCTTGGCGTCGCGCTGCGCAACCGGCGTGCCGGCCAGCACACCCTGGTCTGGGCCCGCCCAGACCTGCAGGCCGCGGAGAACTTCGTGCTGAGCAGCCCCGCGTTCGAGCACGAGGCGCCGATCCCGTCCGCGCACCGTGGCCGGATGTTCGGCGCCAACATCTCCCCGGAGCTGGCCTGGACCCGGCCGCCGGCCGGCACCGTCGAACTCGCGCTCATCGTGCAGGACCCCGACGTGCCCTTCAGCAAGCCGGCCATCCACGCGCTCGCCCTGGGCATCGACCCGGCGCGTGACGGCCTGCCGGAGAACGCCCTCGCCAACCCGAGCCCGATCGCCGGCTTGCGGCACGGCAAGGGCCCGCTCGGCCGCCGAGGCTATGCCGGGCCGATGCCGATCCGCTCGCACGGGCCACACGCGTATGTGTTCCAGCTCTTCGCGCTCGACCAAGCCACGACGCTCCCAGAAGGATTTGCGCTGAAGGATGCGCTCGCGGCTATCGCGGGCCACGTCATCGGTCGTGCTCGGCTGGATGGGACCTACGAGGCCCGGTAG
- a CDS encoding NADP-dependent oxidoreductase, translated as MKKVSFAEFGGPDVLHLIDAEEPHAGPGQVRIAVRAAGVNPVDWRIREGQKLSAHPLRLPSGVGLDASGVVDEIGEGVAGFDVGDHVFGEGVDTYAEFAVLTAWARMPEGLSFEEAAGYPSVVETALRIIGQVGVRPGQTLLVSGAAGGVGSAVLQVARERGITVIGTAGAANQDYLRSLGALATTYGPGWVDRVRGLGEVDAALDLAGSGVIGELVELTGDADKVVSIADLGAPEFGVRFSGTAGSVTDALTEAASLIAQRKLHIPVDKSYPLAEAAKAHIDSQAGHTRGRRVILI; from the coding sequence ATGAAGAAAGTGAGCTTCGCCGAGTTCGGCGGCCCGGACGTCCTGCACCTCATCGACGCCGAGGAGCCCCACGCGGGCCCCGGCCAGGTGCGCATCGCGGTACGGGCCGCCGGTGTGAACCCCGTCGACTGGAGGATCCGTGAAGGCCAGAAGTTGAGCGCGCATCCGCTGCGGCTGCCCTCCGGGGTGGGACTGGACGCGTCCGGGGTCGTGGACGAGATCGGGGAGGGTGTCGCAGGGTTCGATGTCGGTGACCACGTGTTCGGCGAGGGTGTGGACACCTACGCGGAGTTCGCCGTGCTCACGGCCTGGGCCCGTATGCCCGAGGGCCTGTCGTTCGAGGAAGCCGCCGGATATCCCTCGGTGGTCGAGACCGCGCTGCGCATCATTGGCCAGGTCGGCGTACGGCCGGGACAGACGCTGCTGGTCAGCGGTGCCGCCGGCGGCGTGGGATCCGCGGTGCTGCAGGTGGCCCGCGAGCGCGGCATCACCGTGATCGGCACGGCCGGCGCGGCGAACCAGGACTACCTGCGCAGCCTCGGCGCCCTGGCCACCACCTACGGCCCCGGCTGGGTCGACAGGGTACGCGGGCTCGGCGAGGTCGACGCGGCGCTCGACCTGGCCGGCTCCGGCGTGATCGGCGAACTCGTAGAACTGACGGGGGACGCGGACAAGGTCGTCTCGATCGCGGACCTGGGCGCGCCGGAGTTCGGCGTCCGGTTCTCGGGCACGGCTGGAAGCGTCACGGACGCACTGACCGAGGCCGCATCCCTGATAGCGCAACGGAAACTGCACATCCCGGTCGACAAGTCCTACCCGCTGGCCGAGGCCGCGAAGGCGCACATCGACAGCCAGGCCGGGCACACGCGCGGCCGGCGCGTGATCCTGATCTAG
- a CDS encoding 5-dehydro-4-deoxyglucarate dehydratase — translation MSTLTDRLDGLLFFPVTPFSADRARVDLDAFAAHLESRLALLDPERPGLSAVFAACGTGEFWALDQREYAAVLRVAVQVTAGRVPVFGGVGYGSALAASFTAAAEQAGVDGLLVLPPYLVAGSQQGLLEHYRTIAASTSLDLIVYQRDNVTFAPETVADLAEVPNIIGFKDGRGDLDLMQRIVSAVRLRHGADRLLFLNGLPTAELTQLAYRGIGVPLYSSAVFCFAPDIALAFYHALRDGDGALADALIDRFYKPLVELRNKGAGYAVSLVKSGVRLDGLDAGPVRAPLTEPEPEHVAQLEKLIAEGRAVLAGHQAGGAV, via the coding sequence ATGAGCACCCTGACAGACCGCCTCGACGGCCTGCTCTTCTTCCCCGTCACGCCGTTCAGCGCGGATCGGGCGCGCGTCGACCTCGACGCGTTCGCAGCGCACCTGGAGAGCCGGCTGGCGCTGCTGGATCCGGAGCGCCCCGGGCTCTCGGCGGTGTTCGCGGCGTGCGGGACCGGCGAGTTCTGGGCCCTGGACCAGCGCGAGTACGCCGCGGTGCTGCGGGTCGCGGTGCAGGTCACGGCCGGTCGGGTGCCGGTGTTCGGGGGCGTCGGCTACGGGTCGGCGCTCGCGGCGTCCTTCACCGCCGCGGCCGAGCAGGCCGGGGTCGACGGCCTGCTGGTGCTGCCGCCCTACCTGGTCGCCGGCAGCCAGCAGGGGCTGCTGGAGCACTACCGGACCATCGCCGCGTCGACCAGCCTGGACCTGATCGTCTACCAGCGGGACAACGTCACCTTCGCCCCGGAGACCGTCGCCGACCTGGCCGAGGTGCCGAACATCATCGGCTTCAAGGACGGCAGGGGCGACCTGGACCTCATGCAGCGCATCGTCTCGGCCGTCCGGCTGCGGCACGGCGCCGACCGCCTGCTGTTCCTCAACGGGCTGCCCACCGCCGAGCTGACGCAACTCGCTTACCGGGGGATCGGCGTCCCGCTGTACTCCTCGGCGGTGTTCTGCTTCGCCCCGGACATCGCGCTGGCGTTCTACCACGCCCTGCGCGACGGCGACGGGGCGCTCGCCGACGCGCTGATCGACCGGTTCTACAAGCCGCTGGTGGAGCTGCGGAACAAGGGCGCCGGCTACGCGGTGTCGCTGGTGAAGAGCGGGGTGCGGCTGGATGGCCTGGACGCCGGGCCGGTGCGCGCGCCGCTGACCGAGCCCGAACCGGAGCACGTGGCGCAGCTGGAGAAGCTGATCGCCGAGGGCCGGGCGGTGCTGGCCGGGCATCAGGCCGGAGGTGCGGTGTGA
- a CDS encoding flavin-containing monooxygenase yields the protein MQIAVIGAGIAGLAVTKVLTAVGHEVTTFDTEPEVGGVWSPTRHYPGLTTQNTRMTYEFSDHAAPQTWPDYPGAGQWHDYLRGYVDRFGFGANLRLSTGVALAEPIAAGWDVRLDSGEHVEAAHLVIANGVFSRPMVPDWPGRAAHADAGGVVKAPSQQLTLDDARGRHVVVVGYGKSACDTAMALTASADSVTMVPRRLLWKGPKVLLGKHFEDVAITRLGEVLFANPRRFGPVFGVLSRATVKQQGLDALGLVPPGRFDDIASSSASLATDGFFDAVRSGAIAVRRDRSIAELRGAGKPQAVLDDGTELPADLIVAATGFEQSVPFLDQPLTAQNAEGDFELFRNVLPHHIPNLTFAGYNTSLVSSLSAEVGATWIAAHLAGALTLPPLPARQAQVRADLAARKARMRGQYASGTVVLPRSLGNIDRMLGDMHAVLPRRTRLAQWTRRSYSTDFRETLAAAARGLGAVG from the coding sequence ATGCAGATCGCCGTCATCGGAGCGGGAATCGCCGGGCTGGCCGTGACCAAGGTGCTCACGGCCGTGGGGCACGAGGTCACGACGTTCGACACCGAGCCGGAGGTCGGTGGCGTGTGGAGTCCCACGCGGCACTACCCCGGCCTGACCACGCAGAACACCCGGATGACCTACGAGTTCTCCGACCATGCCGCGCCGCAGACGTGGCCGGACTACCCCGGGGCCGGGCAGTGGCACGACTACTTACGCGGCTACGTCGACCGCTTCGGCTTCGGTGCGAACCTGCGGCTGAGCACCGGGGTCGCGCTGGCCGAGCCCATCGCCGCCGGCTGGGACGTGCGCCTGGACTCCGGCGAGCACGTCGAGGCGGCGCACCTGGTCATCGCCAACGGCGTGTTCTCCCGCCCGATGGTCCCCGACTGGCCCGGGCGGGCGGCGCACGCCGACGCCGGCGGCGTGGTCAAGGCCCCCTCGCAGCAGCTCACGCTGGACGACGCACGCGGCCGGCACGTGGTGGTCGTCGGGTACGGAAAGTCGGCCTGCGACACCGCGATGGCGCTGACGGCGTCCGCGGACTCGGTCACGATGGTGCCGCGCCGGCTGCTGTGGAAGGGCCCCAAGGTCCTGCTGGGCAAGCACTTCGAGGACGTGGCGATCACCCGCCTGGGCGAGGTCCTGTTCGCCAACCCGCGGCGCTTCGGCCCGGTCTTCGGCGTCCTGAGCCGGGCGACGGTCAAGCAGCAGGGCCTGGACGCCCTGGGGCTGGTCCCGCCCGGCCGCTTCGACGACATCGCCTCCAGCAGCGCCAGCCTGGCCACCGACGGCTTCTTCGACGCGGTGCGCTCCGGCGCGATCGCGGTCCGCCGCGACCGTTCCATCGCCGAGCTGCGCGGCGCGGGCAAGCCGCAGGCCGTGCTGGACGACGGCACCGAGCTGCCCGCCGACCTGATCGTCGCCGCCACCGGCTTCGAGCAGAGCGTGCCGTTCCTCGACCAGCCGCTCACCGCGCAGAACGCGGAGGGCGACTTCGAACTGTTCCGCAACGTCCTGCCCCACCACATCCCGAACCTGACCTTCGCCGGCTACAACACCTCGCTGGTCAGTTCCCTGAGCGCCGAGGTCGGAGCGACCTGGATCGCGGCCCACCTCGCCGGCGCCCTCACCCTGCCCCCGCTCCCGGCCCGCCAGGCCCAGGTCCGCGCGGACCTGGCGGCGCGCAAGGCGCGCATGCGCGGCCAGTACGCGAGCGGCACGGTGGTCCTGCCCCGCTCGCTGGGGAACATCGACCGGATGCTCGGCGACATGCACGCCGTGCTACCACGGCGGACGCGGCTGGCGCAGTGGACGCGGCGGTCGTACTCGACGGACTTCCGCGAGACGCTCGCCGCGGCGGCGCGGGGGTTGGGGGCGGTGGGCTGA
- a CDS encoding NAD-dependent epimerase/dehydratase family protein — translation MLEDKGRMLGRMLITGAAGGVGTFLRTGLAELGWRLRCLDLRVPDDPGAAEWVVGDITDPPTLDAAMADVDVVIHLAAIPVEDHFEAILHANIDGTYRVYDAAVRAGVPRFLFASSNHAVGYYERAAFRDRRIGMDARPRPDTFYGVSKVFGETLGSFYHDRHGLQVACVRIGSCYTRPRTRRMLDTWLSPADAVRLFHALATAPDLDYEIVYGVSANRTAWGNPDPARQLGYEAQDDSSVFADQFADEPIDPDDPEVRYLGGDFTTATPGSR, via the coding sequence ATGCTTGAGGACAAGGGCCGCATGCTCGGCCGGATGCTCATCACCGGCGCGGCCGGGGGAGTGGGGACGTTCCTACGCACCGGACTGGCTGAGCTCGGATGGCGGCTGCGGTGCCTGGACCTGCGCGTCCCGGACGATCCCGGTGCCGCCGAGTGGGTGGTCGGCGACATCACCGACCCGCCGACCCTCGACGCGGCGATGGCGGACGTCGACGTCGTGATCCACCTGGCCGCGATCCCGGTCGAGGACCACTTCGAGGCGATCCTGCACGCCAACATCGACGGCACCTACCGGGTCTACGACGCGGCCGTACGCGCCGGGGTGCCGCGATTCCTGTTCGCCAGCAGCAACCACGCGGTCGGGTACTACGAACGGGCGGCCTTCCGCGACCGGCGCATCGGCATGGACGCGCGGCCACGTCCCGACACCTTCTATGGCGTGTCGAAGGTCTTCGGGGAGACCCTCGGCTCGTTCTACCACGACCGCCACGGACTCCAGGTGGCCTGCGTACGGATCGGGTCCTGCTATACCCGGCCCCGGACCCGGCGGATGCTGGACACCTGGCTGAGCCCCGCCGACGCGGTGCGGCTGTTCCACGCCCTGGCCACGGCGCCTGACCTGGACTACGAGATCGTCTACGGCGTCTCGGCGAACCGCACCGCGTGGGGGAACCCGGACCCCGCGCGGCAACTCGGCTACGAAGCGCAGGACGACTCCTCGGTCTTCGCCGACCAGTTCGCCGACGAGCCGATCGACCCGGACGACCCCGAGGTGCGCTACCTGGGCGGCGACTTCACCACCGCGACTCCGGGTTCGCGCTGA
- a CDS encoding MarR family winged helix-turn-helix transcriptional regulator, with translation MDKEATERWANAVEETELSVDLRAAVGGLYRRFRGMRPEGALGDAAIDVLTHLHKHGPATLTELSDRARVSPASMSQTVNRLTSAGYAFRTRDPHDGRKVLFITTPEGDTIAGATHAHRTAWLDERLNALSDEDRAVLARAAELLRGIAES, from the coding sequence ATGGACAAGGAAGCAACCGAACGCTGGGCGAACGCGGTCGAAGAGACCGAGCTCAGCGTCGACCTGCGCGCGGCCGTCGGCGGCCTGTACCGCCGCTTTCGCGGGATGCGCCCGGAGGGAGCCCTCGGCGACGCGGCGATCGACGTGCTGACCCACCTGCACAAACACGGTCCGGCAACACTCACCGAGCTCAGCGACCGCGCCCGCGTCTCCCCGGCCTCGATGAGCCAGACCGTGAACCGGCTCACCTCCGCCGGCTACGCGTTCCGCACCCGCGACCCGCACGACGGCCGCAAGGTCCTGTTCATCACGACCCCCGAAGGCGACACCATCGCCGGCGCCACGCACGCCCACCGCACCGCATGGCTCGACGAGCGGCTGAACGCGCTCAGCGACGAGGACCGCGCTGTCCTGGCCCGCGCTGCGGAACTGCTACGCGGTATCGCTGAGTCCTGA
- a CDS encoding CGNR zinc finger domain-containing protein has protein sequence MPRDRIVRGLVDFTHRADLDRLHQCEDVKCGWVYLDTSPRRNRRWCDTKDCGDRNRARAFYARQKAKSSA, from the coding sequence ATGCCCCGCGACCGCATCGTGCGCGGACTGGTGGACTTCACCCACCGCGCCGACCTCGACCGACTCCACCAGTGCGAAGACGTCAAGTGCGGCTGGGTGTACCTCGACACCTCACCGCGCCGGAACCGACGCTGGTGCGACACGAAGGATTGTGGCGACCGCAACCGTGCGCGCGCCTTCTATGCCCGGCAGAAGGCGAAGAGTTCGGCCTAG
- a CDS encoding EAL domain-containing protein: MSLSEHDPGRNQDQGQGQGQGQGQDQGQGQGQGQGRDQGRDPGHDLDRSHDQLDRICLHNLLSSSADTIYFKDRQSRFIRVSRSQADLTGAADPAEMIGKTDFDYFTEQHARNAERDEEEIIRTGVPMFDIREAITLPNESDRVFSCSKQPLRDFDGMIIGTFGISRDITARTTTEAQLRAKTAELDRIGTELRALIESSPDPMCRFDRQLRYTYANPAALRAAGVPENELVGRTNREAGHPVEFVREWEQTLRRVLRTGVGDEVEHDLVLGGTRRFFHTRLVPERDADGTVVSVLTVSHDLTDRKRIEDALADQAVTDPLTRLPNRTLLVERIEAALARMRADGGRLAVLFLDLDRFKVVNDSLGHAAGDALLVATAARLRSAVRRGGDLIARFGGDEFVIVCEHVQGRKDAAAVARRVSRALAAPFDSDGQPIHISASIGIAVTSDPATTADALLRDADAAMFRVKARNHGSGSYVFFDDSVREEAVSRLWLESELRRAIDQQEFRLVYEPVYDLRNRRITGMEALIRWQHPERGLLPPSTFIAVAEDCDLIVPIGRWVLGEACGQMADWNARRDPALPPLTMAVNLSPRQLNDEGLVAEVAAALSGSGLGPEQLWLEVTETAVHEAPAFAQAVLSQVSDLGVHIALDDFGTGYSSLGHLRRIPADALKIDRAFVNGLEHEGGDSAIVTAVITMAHALGMITIGEGIESDEQYESLRALGCDQGQGYLFAEPVSAGAFEALHL, translated from the coding sequence ATGTCCCTCAGTGAGCACGACCCGGGCCGGAACCAGGATCAGGGCCAGGGTCAGGGCCAGGGTCAGGGCCAAGATCAGGGCCAGGGTCAGGGCCAGGGTCAGGGCCGAGATCAGGGCCGGGACCCTGGCCACGACCTGGACCGGAGCCACGACCAGCTCGACCGCATCTGCCTGCACAACCTCCTGTCCAGCAGCGCCGACACCATCTACTTCAAGGACCGCCAGTCCCGCTTCATCCGCGTCAGCCGCAGCCAGGCCGACCTCACCGGGGCCGCCGACCCGGCCGAGATGATCGGCAAGACCGACTTCGACTACTTCACGGAGCAGCACGCCCGGAACGCGGAGCGGGATGAGGAGGAGATCATCCGCACCGGGGTGCCGATGTTCGACATCCGGGAGGCGATCACCCTGCCGAACGAGTCCGACCGCGTCTTCAGCTGCAGCAAGCAGCCGCTGCGGGACTTCGACGGAATGATCATCGGCACCTTCGGCATCTCCCGTGACATCACCGCCCGCACCACCACCGAGGCGCAGCTGCGGGCCAAGACGGCCGAGTTGGACCGGATCGGCACCGAGCTGCGGGCCCTGATCGAATCCAGTCCCGACCCCATGTGCCGCTTCGACCGGCAGCTGCGCTACACCTACGCCAACCCCGCTGCGCTGCGGGCGGCCGGCGTGCCGGAGAACGAGCTGGTCGGGCGCACCAACCGGGAGGCCGGGCATCCCGTGGAGTTCGTGCGGGAGTGGGAGCAGACGCTGCGGCGGGTGCTGCGCACCGGGGTCGGCGACGAGGTGGAGCACGACCTCGTCCTGGGCGGTACGCGCCGCTTCTTTCACACCCGCCTGGTGCCCGAGCGGGACGCCGACGGCACCGTGGTGAGCGTCCTGACCGTCAGCCACGACCTGACCGACCGCAAGCGCATCGAGGACGCGCTGGCCGATCAGGCCGTGACCGACCCGCTGACCCGCCTGCCGAACCGCACGCTGCTCGTCGAGCGCATCGAGGCGGCCCTGGCCCGGATGCGCGCCGACGGCGGCCGGCTGGCCGTGCTGTTCCTGGACCTGGACCGCTTCAAGGTCGTCAACGACAGCCTCGGCCACGCCGCGGGCGACGCGCTGCTGGTCGCCACCGCCGCGCGGCTGCGCAGCGCGGTACGCCGCGGCGGCGACCTGATCGCCCGCTTCGGCGGCGACGAGTTCGTGATCGTGTGCGAGCACGTCCAGGGCCGCAAGGACGCCGCGGCGGTGGCCCGGCGGGTCTCCCGGGCCCTGGCGGCCCCCTTCGACAGCGACGGCCAGCCGATCCACATCAGCGCCAGCATCGGGATCGCGGTGACCTCCGACCCGGCCACGACGGCCGACGCGCTGCTGCGCGATGCCGACGCGGCCATGTTCCGGGTCAAGGCCCGCAACCACGGATCGGGCAGCTACGTCTTCTTCGACGACAGCGTCCGCGAGGAGGCGGTCTCCCGGCTGTGGCTGGAGAGCGAACTGCGCCGCGCCATCGACCAGCAGGAGTTCCGCCTGGTCTACGAGCCCGTGTACGACCTGCGCAACCGGCGGATCACCGGCATGGAGGCGCTGATCCGCTGGCAGCACCCCGAGCGCGGCCTGCTGCCGCCGTCCACCTTCATCGCGGTCGCCGAGGACTGCGACCTCATCGTGCCGATCGGCCGTTGGGTCCTGGGCGAGGCCTGCGGACAGATGGCCGACTGGAACGCGCGCCGGGACCCGGCACTGCCGCCGCTGACCATGGCCGTGAACCTGTCCCCGCGCCAGCTCAACGACGAGGGCCTGGTCGCCGAGGTCGCCGCCGCGCTGAGCGGCAGCGGACTGGGGCCCGAGCAGCTGTGGCTGGAGGTCACCGAGACCGCCGTGCACGAGGCGCCCGCCTTCGCGCAGGCCGTGCTCTCCCAGGTCAGCGACCTCGGCGTGCACATCGCGCTCGACGACTTCGGCACCGGCTACTCCTCGCTGGGCCACCTGCGCCGCATCCCCGCCGACGCGCTGAAGATCGACCGCGCCTTCGTCAACGGCCTGGAGCACGAGGGCGGCGACTCGGCGATCGTCACCGCGGTCATCACCATGGCCCACGCCCTGGGCATGATCACCATCGGCGAGGGCATCGAGAGCGACGAGCAGTACGAATCCCTGCGCGCACTGGGCTGCGACCAGGGCCAGGGCTACCTGTTCGCCGAGCCGGTCTCCGCCGGGGCGTTCGAGGCGCTGCACCTATGA
- a CDS encoding glucarate dehydratase family protein codes for MSTEPGPVVTGIDITPVAIADPPLLNASGVHEPFQLRSIIQVRTDAGITGVSEAYGDDATLTQLRQAAAALTGLDVFHLNELTRRVAEALASASASSPTELIGAASADKTVAQAVSAFEVACFDIQGKATGRRVVDLLGGPVRDRVDFSAYLFYKWAEHPGDFPADDWGAVLDPDGIVAQARRMVDRYGFKSLKLKGGVFAPEEEIEAVKALRREFPDRPVRLDPNANWSVETSHKVAAALEGELEYLEDPTPGIPGMAEVAAKTSPPLATNMCVTGFAEIPEAVRLGAVQVILSDHHFWGGFRATQNLAALCQTFGLGLSMHSNTHLGISLAAMTHLAAATPNLTYALDTHSPWKTEEVIAGGPLRFADGALAVPDGPGLGVEIDPDALARLHEQYLTCGFRKRDDATWMRRAQPEFSGKRPRF; via the coding sequence GTGAGCACCGAGCCGGGCCCGGTGGTCACCGGCATCGACATCACCCCGGTGGCGATCGCCGACCCGCCGCTGCTGAACGCCTCCGGCGTGCACGAGCCGTTCCAGCTCCGCTCGATCATCCAGGTCCGCACCGATGCCGGCATCACCGGCGTGTCCGAGGCCTACGGCGACGACGCCACGCTCACCCAGCTGCGCCAGGCCGCCGCCGCGCTCACCGGCCTGGACGTCTTCCACCTCAACGAGCTCACCCGGCGCGTGGCCGAGGCCCTGGCCTCGGCGTCGGCCTCCTCGCCGACCGAGCTGATCGGCGCCGCCAGCGCGGACAAGACCGTCGCGCAGGCGGTCTCGGCGTTCGAGGTGGCGTGCTTCGACATCCAGGGCAAGGCGACCGGCAGGCGCGTTGTGGACCTGCTCGGCGGCCCGGTGCGTGACCGCGTCGACTTCAGTGCGTACCTGTTCTACAAGTGGGCCGAGCATCCTGGGGACTTCCCGGCTGACGACTGGGGAGCGGTGCTGGATCCGGATGGGATCGTGGCGCAGGCGCGCCGGATGGTGGATCGCTATGGCTTCAAGTCGCTGAAGCTCAAGGGCGGTGTCTTTGCGCCCGAGGAGGAGATCGAGGCCGTCAAGGCTCTGCGACGGGAGTTCCCGGACCGTCCGGTGCGCCTGGATCCGAACGCCAACTGGTCGGTGGAGACCAGCCACAAGGTGGCGGCGGCCCTGGAGGGCGAGCTGGAGTACCTGGAGGACCCTACGCCGGGCATCCCCGGTATGGCCGAGGTCGCGGCCAAGACCTCGCCGCCGTTGGCGACCAACATGTGCGTCACCGGGTTCGCCGAGATCCCCGAGGCGGTGCGTCTCGGCGCGGTCCAGGTGATCCTGTCCGACCACCACTTCTGGGGCGGCTTCCGCGCCACGCAGAATCTGGCCGCGCTGTGCCAGACCTTCGGCCTCGGCCTGTCGATGCACTCGAACACACACCTGGGGATCAGCCTCGCGGCGATGACCCACCTGGCCGCCGCCACGCCGAACCTGACCTACGCGCTGGACACGCATTCGCCGTGGAAGACCGAGGAGGTCATCGCGGGCGGCCCGCTGCGGTTCGCCGACGGTGCGCTGGCGGTCCCCGACGGCCCGGGGCTCGGCGTCGAGATCGACCCCGACGCCCTGGCCCGGCTGCATGAACAGTACCTGACCTGCGGGTTCCGCAAGCGTGACGACGCGACGTGGATGCGCCGGGCGCAGCCGGAGTTCAGTGGAAAGCGGCCGAGGTTCTGA
- a CDS encoding TetR/AcrR family transcriptional regulator yields MIEQPGRRERKKAATRQKIADTALRLFAERGYDAVGIREVAAEADVAVTTLFAHFSSKEALVFEQDEDFEQRLVQAVADRAPHAPLIPALRHEIHAMVQHCTADGAAPLWHMIEDSAALKQYEESMRQRHAQSLAKAIAADLNLPQTTPACHAIARFVVDAFSVAREADDPRAAVDEVFRMIEAAWEASGLAEENSGLAEEGSGLAREAAGRAQETAGLAR; encoded by the coding sequence ATGATCGAGCAGCCGGGACGCCGCGAGCGCAAGAAGGCCGCCACCCGCCAGAAGATCGCCGACACCGCCCTGCGCCTGTTCGCCGAGCGCGGCTACGACGCGGTGGGCATCCGCGAGGTCGCGGCGGAGGCGGACGTGGCCGTGACCACGCTGTTCGCACACTTCAGCTCGAAGGAGGCGCTGGTCTTCGAGCAGGACGAGGACTTCGAGCAGCGCCTCGTGCAGGCGGTCGCCGACCGCGCGCCGCACGCCCCGCTCATCCCGGCGCTCCGCCACGAGATCCACGCGATGGTGCAGCACTGCACGGCCGACGGCGCCGCCCCGCTGTGGCACATGATCGAGGATTCGGCGGCACTGAAGCAGTACGAGGAGTCGATGAGGCAGCGCCACGCCCAGTCGCTGGCCAAGGCCATCGCCGCCGACCTGAACCTCCCGCAGACCACGCCGGCCTGCCACGCGATCGCACGGTTCGTGGTCGACGCCTTCTCCGTGGCACGCGAGGCGGACGATCCGCGAGCGGCGGTGGACGAGGTGTTCCGCATGATCGAGGCGGCTTGGGAGGCCTCAGGTCTGGCGGAGGAGAACTCGGGGCTAGCAGAGGAGGGCTCGGGGCTAGCACGGGAGGCCGCTGGCCGGGCGCAGGAGACCGCCGGTCTGGCACGTTAG
- a CDS encoding VOC family protein, protein MSVRYQLVIDCADPDRQARFWAAALGYVLAPPPTGFATWNDYYRDLGLPEAELADGADRISDPAGGGPAIWFNAVAEAKTVKNRLHIDIHASGEHSDPFEERKRRVDAEARRLVDLGATMTMVMQQDGLDHYAVGMKDPEGNEFDIN, encoded by the coding sequence ATGTCCGTCCGCTACCAGCTGGTGATCGACTGCGCCGACCCCGACCGCCAGGCCCGGTTCTGGGCCGCGGCGCTGGGCTACGTGCTCGCGCCGCCGCCGACCGGCTTCGCCACGTGGAACGACTACTACCGCGACCTCGGCCTGCCGGAGGCCGAACTCGCCGACGGCGCGGACCGCATCAGCGACCCGGCCGGCGGTGGCCCGGCGATCTGGTTCAACGCGGTCGCCGAGGCGAAGACGGTGAAGAACCGGCTGCACATTGACATCCACGCCAGCGGCGAGCACTCGGATCCGTTCGAGGAGCGCAAGCGGCGCGTTGATGCCGAGGCGCGGCGGCTCGTGGACTTGGGCGCGACCATGACGATGGTCATGCAGCAGGACGGGCTCGATCACTATGCGGTCGGGATGAAGGACCCTGAGGGCAACGAATTCGACATCAACTGA